From Apium graveolens cultivar Ventura chromosome 9, ASM990537v1, whole genome shotgun sequence, the proteins below share one genomic window:
- the LOC141683127 gene encoding LIM domain-containing protein WLIM1-like, with translation MMWPRLQQSLVRDQGAIANFNSIEGTLYCKPHFDQLYKQTGSLDKSFEGTSSKPKSERVVDPDNKVASSFPVTTEKCVVCNKIVYPMEKISVNKTAYHRGCFKCIHGGCTISLTNYMSHDGKPYCKYHHTQLIKEKGNLSQLELDEQPPSS, from the exons ATGATGTGGCCAAGGTTACAACAATCGCTTGTGAGGGATCAGGGCGCG ATTGCCAACTTCAACTCAATTGAAGGAACTTTGTATTGCAAGCCTCATTTTGATCAGCTCTACAAGCAAACTGGTAGCCTAGATAAGAGTTTCGAAG GCACATCATCAAAGCCAAAATCCGAAAGAGTTGTTGATCCTGAT AACAAAGTTGCAAGTAGCTTTCCTGTCACAACAGAGAAATGTGTTGTGTGCAACAAAATCGTTTACCCGATGGAGAAG ATTTCTGTCAACAAAACTGCATATCACCGCGGATGCTTCAAATGTATACATGGAGGTTGCACTATAAGCCTTACCAACTATATGTCACATGATGGGAAACCTTACTGCAAATACCACCACACTCAACTCATCAAGGAGAAAGGCAACTTAAGCCAGCTCGAGTTGGATGAGCAGCCACCTTCTTCTTAA